The following are from one region of the Oscarella lobularis chromosome 3, ooOscLobu1.1, whole genome shotgun sequence genome:
- the LOC136185267 gene encoding uncharacterized protein isoform X2, whose protein sequence is MRVIVFALFAASCMSSWSHSCHRDRSRLVRRILDERFFPHFKRWQGRLASSCPFRRSRDLYYEQERHKTSNQYWNCEYCGKSFYTEHFLDVHFEKKHADRINSKDAVCLADYCDIMRCDVVADADAQRTRDDDACAAQLLEKLKTKCESLMNFCVDFRPHESRYPHQIYEALVRDLCGFLTCERYWDQLDDASSWTSTWWFYILLSMVLIIGLSICTVLLIDPL, encoded by the exons ATGAGAGTCATCGTCTTCGCCCTTTTTGCTGCTTCTTGCATGAGCTCTTGGAGCCATTCGTGCCATCGAGATCGCTCTAGATTAGTTCGACGCATTCTCGACGAG CGCTTTTTTCCTCATTTCAAACGATGGCAAGGTCGACTGGCATCGTCGTGCCcatttcgtcgctcgcgcgacCTGTATTACGAGCAGGAACGCCACAAGACGAGCAATCAGTACTGGAACTGCGAATATTGCGGCAAATCGTTCTACACCGAACACTTTCTCGACGTTCACTTCGAAAAGAAGCACGCGGATCGGATAAATTCCAAAGACGCCGTTTGTCTCGCCGATTATTGCGATATAATGCgatgcgacgtcgtcgccgacgccgacgctcAAAGAacccgcgacgacgacgcatgCGCCGCTCAACTACTCGAAAAACTGAAAACGAAATGCGAG TCGTTGATGAATTTCTGTGTGGATTTCCGACCTCACGAAAGTCGTTATCCCCATCAGATCTATG AGGCCCTTGTACGAGATTTGTGTGGGTTTCTTACCTGTGAACGCTATTGGGATCAACTAGATGATGCCAGTTCATGG ACGTCCACTTGGTGGTTCTACATTTTGCTTAGTATGGTACTAATTATTGGTCTCTCCATATGTACTGTTCTGCTCATCGATCCCTTGTAA
- the LOC136185258 gene encoding DDB1- and CUL4-associated factor 11-like produces MDFDDDDDDDFGGDDVGRAIFSYLLRRGHIRIVNRSTALDTDEETDDHDDDDDSDFCIEENEVEVDRSRRKRKADLPQPKKTDTSRLKESEFYQYIQRQSGQKLNSRGAGGLLSSLRERQLSHVGDYGGFSPPKKAAVASRYLPNTKMHEIKCSSKRYCGTFSRNGDVYVSASQDQHIRLYDVTSNDFTLFKDIEARDVGWTISDTDFSPDQNYLIYSSWCDSIYLCNIRGEHDTHIPLLLRPPSIMHFCPFSIRFSRDNQEILAGGNDGFVYIYNRARNDRTVRFFTGLTNSDGNQLIGCDVNAVAFADESSQIIFSGADDGLVIAWDRRTLSETNPEPVGVLVGHSHGLTFIDPKGDGRHLISNSKDQSIKLWDIRKFCSSREKIYQAKDRVVRDKWDYRWQKVPRHFKIGVDVAGDTSLMTYRGHEVTQTLVRCRFSPMATTGQRYIYCGSSQGKTIIYDVLTGEIVSAIGDHKSLIRDVSWHPYHPILCTSSFDGTVGWWEYRNNQMDDGEA; encoded by the exons AtggatttcgacgacgacgacgacgacgactttggcggcgacgacgtaggACGAGCGATCTTCTCCTATTTACTGCGCCG AGGCCACATACGAATCGTTAATCGATCAACTGCTCTCGACACCGATGAAGAAACCGATGAccatgatgatgacgatgattcAGACTTCTgcattgaagaaaacgaagtcgaagtcgatcgctcacgccgaaaacgaaaag cCGATTTGCCTCAGCCGAAAAAAACCGACACAAGTCGACTCAAG GAAAGCGAGTTCTATCAATACATTCAACGTCAAAGTGGCCAGAAATTAAATAGTCGTGGCGCCGGCGGCCTATTGTCTTCTCTTCGTGAG AGACAATTGTCACATGTCGGCGACTACGGCGGATTTTCGCCTCCCAAAaaagccgccgtcgcatcGCG ttATTTACCGAATACGAAAATGCACGAAATCAAGTGCAGTTCAAAGAGATACTGTGGCACCTTTTCTCGAAATGGTGACGTCTACGTATCGGCTTCACAAG ATCAACACATTCGActgtatgacgtcacttccaaTGATTTTACTCTCTTCAAAGACATTGAAGCGAGAGACGTCGGTTGGACGATAAGTGATACAGACTTCAG TCCCGATCAAAACTATTTAATCTATTCCAGTTGGTGTGACAGTA tTTATTTGTGCAATATTCGTGGAGAACACGACACTCACATTCCCCTTCTTTTGAG ACCGCCAAGTATCATGCACTTCTGCCCGTTTTCTATTCGTTTTTCACGTGACAATCAGGAAATCCTAGCTGG AGGAAATGACGGTTTTGTATACATTTATAACAGAGCAAGAAACGATCGAACCGTTCGA TTTTTTACTGGACTGACCAACTCCGATGGTAACCAGCTCATTggatgtgacgtcaacgccgtcgctttcgccgacgaatcgtcgcaaattattttctccggcgccgacgacggacTTGTCATT GCTTGGGACAGACGAACTCTAAGTGAAACCAATCCTGAACCTGTTGGAGTTTTAGTCGGTCACTCGCACGGACTCACCTTCATTGATCCCAAA GGTGACGGACGACATTTAATATCGAATAGCAAAGATCAGTCAATTAAATTGTGGGACATTCGAAAGTTTTGTTCCTCGCGCGAAAAGATTTAT CAAGCAAAAGATAGGGTTGTGAGGGACAAGTGGGACTACAGATGGCAAAAAGTGCCACGTCATT tCAAAATTGGAGTGGACGTTGCCGGTGATACGTCATTGATGACGTACAGGGGTCACGAGGTGACTCAGACATTGGTCAGATGCCGATTCTCTCCCATGGCCACCACAGGACAA CGATACATATACTGTGGAAGTTCACAAGGAAAGACAATCA tTTATGACGTTCTTACTGGAGAAATTGTTTCAGCTATTGGCGACCAt aaaagtcTTATACGGGACGTTTCGTGGCATCCCTACCATCCAATTTTGTGCACGTCATCC TTTGACGGTACCGTGGGGTGGTGGGAATATCGCAATAATCAAATGGACGATGGAGAGGCgtaa
- the LOC136185267 gene encoding uncharacterized protein isoform X1 produces MRVIVFALFAASCMSSWSHSCHRDRSRLVRRILDERFFPHFKRWQGRLASSCPFRRSRDLYYEQERHKTSNQYWNCEYCGKSFYTEHFLDVHFEKKHADRINSKDAVCLADYCDIMRCDVVADADAQRTRDDDACAAQLLEKLKTKCESLMNFCVDFRPHESRYPHQIYEALVRDLCGFLTCERYWDQLDDASSWTSTWWFYILLSMVLIIGLSICTVLLIDPFEKIESTTTRRKAIPNNTYHRVGNARRRQRAHFSN; encoded by the exons ATGAGAGTCATCGTCTTCGCCCTTTTTGCTGCTTCTTGCATGAGCTCTTGGAGCCATTCGTGCCATCGAGATCGCTCTAGATTAGTTCGACGCATTCTCGACGAG CGCTTTTTTCCTCATTTCAAACGATGGCAAGGTCGACTGGCATCGTCGTGCCcatttcgtcgctcgcgcgacCTGTATTACGAGCAGGAACGCCACAAGACGAGCAATCAGTACTGGAACTGCGAATATTGCGGCAAATCGTTCTACACCGAACACTTTCTCGACGTTCACTTCGAAAAGAAGCACGCGGATCGGATAAATTCCAAAGACGCCGTTTGTCTCGCCGATTATTGCGATATAATGCgatgcgacgtcgtcgccgacgccgacgctcAAAGAacccgcgacgacgacgcatgCGCCGCTCAACTACTCGAAAAACTGAAAACGAAATGCGAG TCGTTGATGAATTTCTGTGTGGATTTCCGACCTCACGAAAGTCGTTATCCCCATCAGATCTATG AGGCCCTTGTACGAGATTTGTGTGGGTTTCTTACCTGTGAACGCTATTGGGATCAACTAGATGATGCCAGTTCATGG ACGTCCACTTGGTGGTTCTACATTTTGCTTAGTATGGTACTAATTATTGGTCTCTCCATATGTACTGTTCTGCTCATCGATCCCTT TGAAAAGATTGAGAGTACGACGACAAGAAGAAAGGCAATTCCTAATAACACTTATCATAGAGTTGGCAAtgcaagaagaagacaaagagctcatttttctaattaa
- the LOC136185285 gene encoding NHL repeat-containing protein 2-like isoform X2 has product MKNTAMFSNPSGLAVHHKARKIYLTDTGNHCIRSVDIETGGVSTLVGAAREHGFVDGIGPKAQFKTPQGICIDERRNLLYVSDTDNHVIRRIHIDTREVVTISGTFRKHGNEDGTGSEARFYHPTALTYNSEDDILYVSDHYNHLVRKIESPDRLPIVSTLAGSVQGHKDGFGKNAQFDYPEGIAYDSVHQLIYVTEFENDCIRFVTKEGNVGTLAGGGKRGSENGEGKVASFFHPTGMAYDPTRNILFVTDQYNHKVRSISILKVEAQPKTSWSFSNVLVIGFACVTTFSVTCYFVSKKRSMKRGRKWID; this is encoded by the exons ATGAAAAATACGGCCATGTTTAGTAATCCTTCAG gatTGGCCGTTCATCacaaagcgagaaaaatcTATTTAACAGACACT GGAAATCACTGCATTCGAAGTGTTGACATTGAGACAG GTGGTGTCTCGACATTGGTTGGAGCCGCAAGAGAACacggattcgtcgacggaatcGGTCCAAAAGCGCAATTTAAAACGCCACAAGGAATATGCATTGACGAAAGGAGAAATCTTCTCTACGTTTCAGACACG gatAATCACGTCATTCGTAGAATTCACATTGACACGA GGGAGGTGGTGACAATTTCTGGCACGTTTCGTAAGCATGGAAACGAGGATGGGACCGGTTCAGAGGCTCGCTTTTATCATCCCACTGCGCTCACTTATAATTCGGAAGACGATATTCTTTACGTTTCTGATCAC TATAATCATCTTGTGAGGAAAATTGAATCACCAGATCGACTAC caattGTGTCTACTTTGGCGGGGAGTGTTCAAGGCCACAAAGATGGCTTTGGAAAAAACGCTCAATTTGATTATCCGGAAGGAATAGCTTACGATTCCGTACACCAACTTATCTACGTCACCGAATTC GAAAACGACTGCATTCGCTTTGTGACCAAAGAGG GGAATGTTGGAACATTAGCCGGTGGGGGAAAACGAGGATCGGAGAACGGGGAAGGAAAGGTCGCTTCATTTTTTCATCCAACCGGAATGGCCTACGATCCGACGCGAAATATCCTTTTCGTCACAGATCAG TACAATCACAAAGTGAGAAGTATAAGCATTCTCAAAGTAGAAGCCCAACCAAAGACGTCATGGTCATTTAGCAATG TCTTAGTGATTGGTTTTGCTTGCGTGACTACATTTTCTGTCACCTGCTATTTCGTCTCAAAGAAACGGAGCATGAAGAGGGGACGAAAATGGATAGACTAA
- the LOC136185270 gene encoding mammalian ependymin-related protein 1-like, translated as MQGSVFLIAVSLVAATCVAAQPEACDFPSQWTGGAESEEYHVNGSSRYNFYNISYDAEEEHVAIRAVIDRYGKNANRRNLTTIALYKEKLVYSINSETRSCDVANLNDAFSKWGVPKEAVYIDKYTTGVANEAMQHEEWVAMYKQQDSSECKNCSLVWGLDVTSTLCVPVIESSSMTVNNSIVLYHISNIFYYNFNTQVDRAAFTPPSYCPHEANIDLDHPKMIQLKKDLGVSRFFNFF; from the exons ATGCAGGGCTCTGTTTTTCTCATCGCAGTCAGTTTGGTGGCGGCGACCTGCGTCGCTGCCCAACCGGAGGCGTGCGACTTTCCCAGCCAGTGGACGGGCGGcgccgaaagcgaagagtATCACGTAAACGGATCTTCGCGATACAACTTCTACAACATCTCCTACGACGCCGAAGAAGAACATGTCGCCATACGTGCCGTCATTGATCGTTACGGCAAAAACGCAAA CCGCAGGAACTTAACGACGATTGCTCTTTACAAAGAGAAACTTGTCTATTCCATTAATAGCGAGACCCGAAGTTGCGAC GTTGCAAATCTGAACGACGCATTTTCGAAGTGGGGCGTACCGAaggaggcggtgtacattGACAAATATACGACGGGAGTTGCAAACGAAGCAATGCAGCACGAGGAATGGGTGGCCATGTACAAGCAGCAAGACTCTTCCG AATGTAAGAACTGCTCGCTTGTTTGGGGACTAGACGTGACCTCCACCTTGTGCGTTCCCGTCATCGAATCCTCGTCCATGACCGTCAACAACAGTATTGTACTCTATCATATCAGTAATATCTTCTACTACAACTTCAATACCCAAGTCGACAGGGCCGCCTTTACTCCGCCGTCCTATTGCCCTCACGAGGCCAACATTGACTTGGATCATCCCAAGATGATCCAACTCAAGAAGGATCTCGGCGTTTCGCGCTTCTTCAACTTCTTCTGA
- the LOC136185285 gene encoding NHL repeat-containing protein 2-like isoform X1: MMTTRNRLFLVLQLAVASFISVTASFNRDGVAAFVQTVAGGGEPHEGDESECKDEPRSRDGAGFDARFSYPWGIAYDGDTNSLYVADCGCGDFTPHSNERIRAIRLETKEVTTLAGGKKGYSDGMKNTAMFSNPSGLAVHHKARKIYLTDTGNHCIRSVDIETGGVSTLVGAAREHGFVDGIGPKAQFKTPQGICIDERRNLLYVSDTDNHVIRRIHIDTREVVTISGTFRKHGNEDGTGSEARFYHPTALTYNSEDDILYVSDHYNHLVRKIESPDRLPIVSTLAGSVQGHKDGFGKNAQFDYPEGIAYDSVHQLIYVTEFENDCIRFVTKEGNVGTLAGGGKRGSENGEGKVASFFHPTGMAYDPTRNILFVTDQYNHKVRSISILKVEAQPKTSWSFSNVLVIGFACVTTFSVTCYFVSKKRSMKRGRKWID; the protein is encoded by the exons ATGATGACCACTCGaaatcgactttttctcgtGCTACAACTTGCAGTAGCATCTTTCATTAGCGTGACAGCTTCCTTCAATCGAG ACGGTGTCGCGGCGTTCGTGCAAACggtcgccggcggcggcgaaccgCACGAAGGAGATGAAAGCGAGTGCAAAGACGAGCCGAGGTCTCGAGACGGAGCGGGATTCGATGCGAGATTCAGCTATCCGTGGGGAATTGCCTACGATGGCGACACCAATTCTCTCTACGTAGCAGATTGC GGCTGTGGAGATTTCACTCCTCATTCCAACGAACGTATAAGGGCAATACGTCTTGAAACCA AGGAAGTTACTACGCTAGCTGGAGGGAAAAAGGGATATAGCGATGGAATGAAAAATACGGCCATGTTTAGTAATCCTTCAG gatTGGCCGTTCATCacaaagcgagaaaaatcTATTTAACAGACACT GGAAATCACTGCATTCGAAGTGTTGACATTGAGACAG GTGGTGTCTCGACATTGGTTGGAGCCGCAAGAGAACacggattcgtcgacggaatcGGTCCAAAAGCGCAATTTAAAACGCCACAAGGAATATGCATTGACGAAAGGAGAAATCTTCTCTACGTTTCAGACACG gatAATCACGTCATTCGTAGAATTCACATTGACACGA GGGAGGTGGTGACAATTTCTGGCACGTTTCGTAAGCATGGAAACGAGGATGGGACCGGTTCAGAGGCTCGCTTTTATCATCCCACTGCGCTCACTTATAATTCGGAAGACGATATTCTTTACGTTTCTGATCAC TATAATCATCTTGTGAGGAAAATTGAATCACCAGATCGACTAC caattGTGTCTACTTTGGCGGGGAGTGTTCAAGGCCACAAAGATGGCTTTGGAAAAAACGCTCAATTTGATTATCCGGAAGGAATAGCTTACGATTCCGTACACCAACTTATCTACGTCACCGAATTC GAAAACGACTGCATTCGCTTTGTGACCAAAGAGG GGAATGTTGGAACATTAGCCGGTGGGGGAAAACGAGGATCGGAGAACGGGGAAGGAAAGGTCGCTTCATTTTTTCATCCAACCGGAATGGCCTACGATCCGACGCGAAATATCCTTTTCGTCACAGATCAG TACAATCACAAAGTGAGAAGTATAAGCATTCTCAAAGTAGAAGCCCAACCAAAGACGTCATGGTCATTTAGCAATG TCTTAGTGATTGGTTTTGCTTGCGTGACTACATTTTCTGTCACCTGCTATTTCGTCTCAAAGAAACGGAGCATGAAGAGGGGACGAAAATGGATAGACTAA
- the LOC136185277 gene encoding RAB11-binding protein RELCH-like → MAAAEECSHSSSLTWTAIANHLLSNHFLLSALELHLELAEVGKELPELRDFFSNPGNFERPIQLQALPRSASISTFDSIDVSRYSDDGRDEDEKIAVLEYELRRANETIKKLRGSLTSAAEHDRDVTTLSSEEKGSDDNDAMKPYEKRALNFLINEFLMKNGHKLTSVTFSDEIGDQDLDNWDNVGLNTPQPPDMLRLYRDFGNHLIPQLVDDEKRQLLEKRLSSLEAELIAVKRENEMLNRHVKKSDSQLFSMKQELETRDGEIKYLRNAMETTRSQKNEETSLAAAVQEVEAPDSGRAGDHVITAKEKENDNDEHLDKDEEVKDDTKKDEPPPLPPLKKDDDDNQFDETQRQMSTSFRQHLLASVKVVLDSRLGQEVAKLEDSGETPVSVFGRCLHHIYPNVILAKRDELIPVLLCTIQHHPDANSRDQLLHVMFNLIKKPNREQRQMIMSGCVAFAKYNGPTMVEAELMPQCWEQINHKYVERRLLVAESCGCLAPYLPSELRSSLVLSMLQQMLHFDKSEEVREAATRSLAIIVSFIDDQSKYNQCNDLVVAALKDSSSLVTNAARRILLPSFMAWSFELHWLETKLLASFMHNLKNAIENVLSKLEPDASTIDESPITEKIDLLTEAIPWQVSSLLLSTSLSGIDEPPSTVEKMTYPSQELGSLFHISVIVGSEEKVATLHSRFNAFVLGETTTTTWTELEWFADEFLPEFYRLIQMVDLSMEKTIRSFKHYAIVFCQTLGYPVFSKMIKPYFLTRLTVEKNQESSLAEAGSSYTNSVLPLYIAGILASFQEDRSELVIFLRNTIAMLALHCIPIESLKIAFAELALDSHYHELLIGVLWDLLVDPAFHVRCCAATLFEYLVKGVDFDLVSKRVVPALVTLASDGEMLVRPCTLAAFGSIAETVTERTLLEKIRLQFQSFLDDPIYEDEHAIHLEVVKTLADIGPNVEPKLRDEFILPRLADIAAKNKSSTNETRRRDIAIELIEGFKALSCCFFSMDLLETFMIPGLKSVLVDANELELPDQDVIDKLIREFQSKIDEARKDGGGGGESDSDKQPQRPSFFKKFSLTPRSKSMTQSGGGGGRKRRTDLFRRKGKDN, encoded by the exons ATGGCTGCCGCAGAAGAATGTTCTCATTCTAGCTCTCTCACGTGGACTGCGATCGCCAATCATCTGCTATCGAACCACTTTTTGCTCTCCGCTCTAGAACTGCACTTGGAACTCGCCGAAGTTGGGAAAGAATTGCCGGAACTGCGTGACTTTTTCTCCAATCCTGGCAATTTCGAACGACCTATTCAACTGCAAGCATTAC CTCGCAGTGCAAGCATCTCGACATTCGATTCAATCGACGTATCGCGATATTCGGACGACGgtcgagacgaagacgaaaaaataGCCG TATTGGAGTACGAATTGAGACGAGCCAATGAAACGATAAAGAAATTGCGAGGAAGTCTAACATCTGCCGCAg AGCATGATCGTGATGTGACCACTTTGTCGTCAGAGGAGAAAGGGAGTGATGACAAT GATGCGATGAAGCCGTACGAAAAACGCgctctcaattttttaatcaaTGAATTTCTAATGAAAAACGGTCACAAATTGACTTCCGTTACATTTTCAGACGAAATTGGAGATCAa GATTTAGATAATTGGGATAACGTTGGACTAAACACTCCTCAGCCTCCAGACATGCTTCGTTTGTATCGAGACTTTGGCAATCATTTAATTCCTCAacttgtcgacgacgaaaaacgacagctACTCGAAAAAAGATTGTCGTCTCTCGAAGCAGAGCTAATTGCTGTAAagcgagaaaatgaaatgttAAACAGACATGTGAAAAAATCGGACAG tcaATTGTTTTCTATGAAACAGGAGCTGGAGACTCGAGACGGAGAGATTAAATATTTGAGAAATGCAATGGAGACGACAAGAAGTCAGAAGAACGAAGAAACTTCATTGGCTGCTGCAGTTCAAGAGGTAGAAGCTCCTGATAGCGGTCGTGCAGGGGATCACGTAATAacagcgaaagaaaaagaaaacgacaatgATGAGCATCTTGATAAAGATGAGGAGGTAAAAGATGAtacgaagaaagacgaaccgccgccgcttccgccttTGAAAAAG gatgatgatgataatcaATTTGATGAGACACAAAG ACAAATGTCGACTTCATTTCGTCAGCATTTGCTTGCTTCTGTCAAAGTTGTTCTCGATTCTCGACTTGGGCAAGAA GTTGCAAAATTGGAAGATTCAGGCGAGACTCCCGTCTCCGTTTTTGGCCGATGTCTTCATCACATTTATCCCAACGTCATATTGGCCAAGAGAGAC GAATTAATTCCCGTTCTATTGTGCACAATTCAACACCACCCAGATGCAAATAGTCGAGATCAACTTCTCCACGTCATGTTCAATCTCATTAAGAAGCCAAATCGCGAACAAAG ACAAATGATAATGAGTGGCTGCGTGGCTTTCGCCAAATATAACGGACCAACTATGGTCGAAGCCGAGCTCATGCCTCAATGTTGGGAACAG ATCAATCACAAGTACGTCGAAAGACGTCTACTCGTTGCCGAATCGTGCGGATGTCTTGCTCCCTACTTACCC AGCGAATTGCGGAGTTCTTTGGTGCTATCCATGCTTCAGCAAATGCTTCACTTCGACAAATCGGAAGAAGTGCGAGAAGCGGCGACTCGTAGTCTCGCAATCATCGTCTCCTTTATCGACGATCAAAGCAAATACAATcaa TGCAATGATTTGGTTGTCGCCGCTCTGAaagattcgtcgtctttggtGACGAACGCTGCACGTCGTAttcttcttccttccttTATGGCTTGGTCATTCGAGTTGCATTGGCTCGAGACGAAATTACTCGCCAGTTTCATGCACAATTTGAAGAATGCAATCGAA AACGTTTTATCTAAACTGGAACCGGATGCTTCTACCATTGACGAGTCTCCtattacagaaaagattGATCTTCTGACTGAAGCGATACCCTGGCaagtttcttctttgcttctATCAA CTTCACTTAGTGGAATAGACGAGCCACCGTCAacag TTGAAAAGATGACCTATCCCTCGCAGGAATTGGGGTCTCTGTTTCATATTTCTGTCATTGTTggaagcgaagagaaagtGGCAACATTGCACTCTCGCTTCAACGCTTTTGTCctcggcgaaacgacgacgacaacttGGACTGAATTGGAATGGTTTGCAGACGAATT TTTGCCGGAATTTTATCGTCTCATTCAGATGGTCGACTTATCAATGGAAAAAACCATTCGCTCTTTCAAACATTACGCCATCGTTTTCTGCCAAACGTTGGGCTATCCAGTCTTTTCTAAAATG ATTAAACCCTATTTTCTTACACGTTTAACAGTAGAAAAGAATCAAG AAAGTTCTCTAGCTGAAGCTGGATCATCTTACACCAATTCCGTTCTTCCTCTATACATAGCAGGCATTTTAGCATCGTTTCAAGAG GATCGATCGGAATTGgtcatttttcttcgtaaCACTATTGCAATGTTGGCATTACATTGCATTCCCATCGAAAGTCTCAAAATCGCCTTTGCCGAACTCGC TTTGGATTCCCATTATCACGAGTTGCTAATTGGCGTTCTTTGGGATTTACTCGTCGATCCCGCTTTCCACGTGCGCTGTTGTGCAGCCACTTTATTCGAA TATCTCGTaaaaggcgtcgatttcgatctCGTTTCAAAGAGAGTTGTCCCTGCACTCGTAACACTCGCTTCCGATGGAGAAAT GCTGGTGCGCCCATGCACTCTGGCAGCGTTCGGATCAATCGCCGAAACTGTGACAGAGCGAACA CTTTTGGAAAAAATTCGGCTTCAATTTCAgtcgtttctcgacgatccTATTTACGAAGACGAGCACGCAATTCATTTGGAAGTCGTCAAGACATTGGCCGACATTGGACCCAACGTCGAACCAAAATTGCGCGACGAAT TCATTTTACCAAGACTAGCCGACATCGCTGCAAAGAATAAGAGTAGCACAAAcgaaacgagaagacgagaTATTGCAATTGAGCTCATAGAAGGATTCAAGGCTCTAAGTTGTTGCT TTTTTTCAATGGACTTACTGGAAACGTTTATGATTCCCGGCTTGAAGAGTGTACTAGTCGATGCCAATGAATTGGAATTGCCCGATCAA GATGTTATAGACAAACTCATTAGGGAATTTCAatcaaaaatcgacgaggcACGCAA agacggtggcggcggcggcgaaagcgacaGTGACAAGCAACCACAACGGCCaagtttcttcaaaaaattctctCTTACGCCGCGTTCCAAGTCGATGACGCAaagcggcggaggcggcggcagaaaacgaagaaccGATTTATTTCGTCGTAAAGGTAAGGACAATTAG